CGTCTGATCTTCTATTAGGGCAATAGTCCCGTGTTTGAGCTCTCCTGCCGCAAAGGCCTCTGTATGGATATAGGATATCTCTTTTAGCTTTAGACTAGCTTCTAGGCCACTGTAGTAGTCAATACCACGAGCTAGGTAAAATAGATGGTCATGGTCCTTAATATCCTTTGCAATAAACCTTAGCTCATCTTTCCTTCCTATGATTTTTTCTATTTTTTCTGGCAAGCTTTCTATATCCCTAATGATTTTCTCCGATTCTTCTGGGGAAATCTTACCTAGGATATTTCCAAATTCTAAGAGCAAAAAGTATAGGTTGATAAGCTGGCTTGTGTAGGCCTTTGTAGATGCTACAGCTATCTCTGGTCCAGCCTGGCAGTAGATTGTCTTATCTGCCTGCCTGTCTATAGATGATTCTGCTACATTGGTGATGGCAAGAGTTTTTGCCCCCAATTTTTGGGCAAGCCTTAGGGCTTTGAGTGTATCAGCTGTCTCTCCTGACTGGGAAAGAGCGATCACTAGGCTATTTTCTCCAACAAGGGGTTCAGCATACCTAAACTCTGATGCAAGCTCCACCCTAACAGGGATCCTTAGAAGTTTTTCAAAGATATATTTTCCGATTAGACCTGCATGGTAGGCTGTTCCACAAGCTATAATATAAATATTATCTAGATTTTCTATTTCATTTTTTTCATAATTGTATTTTTTTAGTCTATGGGTGTTTTTATCTACATTGTAGGAAAAAAGTTTTTCTATGACACCTGCCTGCTCTTCTATTTCCTTTAGCATAAAATGGTCATAGGATTTTTTACTGGAGTCTTCTTTCTCGTAGGATATTTCTTGGATTAGACCCTGGATTTTTTCCATATCTTTACCATAAATCTGGTAATGATCTCCCTTTATATCTACAATTTGGTCATTGTCTATATAGATTACTTTTTTTGTATATTTTACAAAAGAAGGGCTATCAGATGCTAGGATAAAACCATCATCCATGATCCCCAATACCAAAGGCGAATCTTTTCTAATGGCAACTAACCTGTCTGGCTCATCGGCACAGATTATACCTAGGGCGTAGGCACCCCTTATCTTTCCCTTGACTATTTTTAGGGCCTCTAAGATATCGCCCTTGTAGTATTTTTCAAGCATGACTGCAAGGACTTCTGTATCAGTCTGAGATTTGAAAGAATAACCTTCTTTTATGAGCTCTTCTTTTAGGTCCTTATAATTTTCTATTATCCCATTGTGGACAAGGGCAATTTTGCCATTATTTGACATATGGGGATGGGAGTT
This window of the Anaerococcus mediterraneensis genome carries:
- the glmS gene encoding glutamine--fructose-6-phosphate transaminase (isomerizing); translated protein: MCGIVCYKGKKQASDIILDGLEKLEYRGYDSSGIGLMKERGIEVYKEKGGLDNLEKSLEGVDLSSHLGIGHIRWATHGQANKTNSHPHMSNNGKIALVHNGIIENYKDLKEELIKEGYSFKSQTDTEVLAVMLEKYYKGDILEALKIVKGKIRGAYALGIICADEPDRLVAIRKDSPLVLGIMDDGFILASDSPSFVKYTKKVIYIDNDQIVDIKGDHYQIYGKDMEKIQGLIQEISYEKEDSSKKSYDHFMLKEIEEQAGVIEKLFSYNVDKNTHRLKKYNYEKNEIENLDNIYIIACGTAYHAGLIGKYIFEKLLRIPVRVELASEFRYAEPLVGENSLVIALSQSGETADTLKALRLAQKLGAKTLAITNVAESSIDRQADKTIYCQAGPEIAVASTKAYTSQLINLYFLLLEFGNILGKISPEESEKIIRDIESLPEKIEKIIGRKDELRFIAKDIKDHDHLFYLARGIDYYSGLEASLKLKEISYIHTEAFAAGELKHGTIALIEDQTPVIAIVTQKNLLEKSLANIEEVLARKAGAYIISQIDDPRIKDHGRAFIYEGTSEILAPVLSIIPCQLIAYYTSLLKGLNVDKPRNLAKSVTVE